One window from the genome of Salvia splendens isolate huo1 chromosome 9, SspV2, whole genome shotgun sequence encodes:
- the LOC121747863 gene encoding plasma membrane ATPase 3-like, with translation MGEKPEALDAVLKETVDLENIPIEEVFENLRCTKAGLTTKAAEERLVIFGHNKLEEKKESKFLKFLGFMWNPLSWVMEAAAIMAIALANGGGKPPDWQDFVGIITLLVINSTISFLEENNAGNAAAALMARLAPKAKVLRDERWSEEEASILVPGDIISIKLGDIIPADARLLDGDPLKIDQSALTGESLPVTKGPGDGVYSGSTCKQGEIEAIVIATGVHTFFGKAAHLVDSTNQVGHFQKVLTAIGNFCICSIAVGMIIEIIVMYPIQHRKYRPGIDNLLVLLIGGIPIAMPTVLSVTMAIGSHRLAQQGAITKRMTAIEEMAGMDVLCSDKTGTLTLNKLTVDKNLIEVFTKGVDSDMVVLMAARASRTENQDAIDAAIVGMLADPKEARAGIREVHFLPFNPTDKRTALTYIDGEGKWHRVSKGAPEQILHLAHNKSEIERRVHTVIDKFAERGLRSLAVAYQEVPEGTKESPGGPWQFVGLMPLFDPPRHDSAETIRRALNLGVNVKMITGDQLAIGKETGRRLGMGTNMYPSSALLGQNKDESIASLPIDELIEKADGFAGVFPEHKYEIVKRLQARKHICGMTGDGVNDAPALKKADIGIAVADATDAARSASDIVLTEPGLSVIISAVLTSRSIFQRMKNYTIYAVSITIRIVLGFMLLALIWEFDFPPFMVLIIAILNDGTIMTISKDRVKPSPLPDSWKLSEIFATGVILGGYLAMMTVIFFWAAYKTDFFPRVFGVSTLEKTATDDFQKLASAIYLQVSTISQALIFVTRSRNWSYVERPGLLLVAAFVVAQLVATLIAVYANWSFAAIEGIGWGWAGVIWLYNIIFYIPLDIIKFLICYALSGRAWDLVLEQRIAFTRKKDFGKEQRELKWAHAQRTLHGLQVPDTKLFSETNNFSELNQLAEEAKRRAEIARLRELHTLKGHVESVVRLKGLDIDTIQQSYTV, from the exons ATGGGAGAGAAGCCTGAAGCTCTTGATGCTGTGTTGAAGGAAACTGTTGATTTG GAGAACATACCCATTGAGGAAGTGTTTGAGAATCTAAGATGCACCAAAGCAGGTCTCACAACCAAGGCTGCTGAGGAAAGATTGGTCATTTTTGGACACAACAAGCTTGAGGAGAAGAAG GAAAGCAAATTCCTCAAGTTTTTGGGGTTTATGTGGAACCCTCTCTCATGGGTTATGGAAGCTGCTGCTATCATGGCCATTGCCCTTGCAAATGGAGGG GGGAAGCCTCCGGACTGGCAGGACTTTGTGGGTATCATCACTTTGCTTGTGATAAACTCAACAATCAGTTTTCTTGAGGAGAACAATGCTGGAAATGCAGCAGCTGCTCTCATGGCTCGCCTTGCTCCAAAAGCCAAG GTTCTGAGAGATGAAAGGTGGAGTGAGGAGGAGGCATCCATATTAGTTCCTGGTGATATCATCAGCATTAAACTGGGAGATATCATTCCTGCTGATGCTCGTTTGCTTGACGGCGATCCACTGAAAATCGACCAG TCTGCTTTGACGGGTGAATCCCTTCCTGTGACGAAGGGGCCAGGGGATGGCGTCTACTCTGGATCCACCTGCAAACAGGGAGAGATTGAGGCTATTGTTATTGCCACTGGAGTTCACACCTTTTTTGGGAAGGCAGCACACCTTGTTGATTCTACTAATCAAGTCGGGCACTTCCAGAAG GTTTTAACTGCTATTGGAAACTTTTGCATATGCTCTATTGCAGTGGGGATGATTATAGAGATCATCGTCATGTACCCTATTCAACATAGGAAATATCGCCCCGGGATTGACAATCTTCTGGTACTGCTGATTGGTGGAATTCCGATTGCCATGCCGACTGTTCTTTCAGTTACAATGGCCATTGGTTCTCATCGTTTGGCTCAGCAG GGAGCTATCACAAAGAGAATGACTGCTATAGAGGAGATGGCAGGTATGGATGTTCTTTGCAGCGATAAGACCGGCACTCTGACTCTGAATAAGCTTACTGTTGACAAGAATCTTATTGAG GTTTTCACCAAAGGTGTTGATTCAGATATGGTTGTTCTAATGGCTGCTCGAGCGTCTCGAACAGAAAATCAAGATGCGATAGATGCAGCTATAGTTGGAATGTTGGCTGACCCGAAAGAG GCTCGTGCTGGAATTCGAGAGGTACACTTCCTTCCTTTTAATCCCACTGACAAACGGACAGCATTGACTTACATAGATGGTGAAGGAAAATGGCACAGGGTCAGTAAAGGTGCACCGGAGCAG ATTCTACACCTTGCACACAACAAGTCAGAAATAGAGAGAAGGGTTCATACTGTGATCGACAAGTTTGCTGAACGAGGTTTAAGATCGCTTGCAGTGGCATACCAG GAAGTTCCTGAAGGAACCAAAGAGAGTCCTGGAGGCCCGTGGCAGTTCGTTGGTCTCATGCCTCTTTTTGATCCACCCAGGCACGACAGTGCGGAAACTATAAGAAGGGCTTTAAATCTTGGAGTGAATGTTAAAATGATAACAG GGGATCAGCTTGCTATTGGAAAGGAAACAGGACGGAGATTGGGGATGGGAACCAACATGTATCCTTCGTCGGCTTTGCTGGGACAGAACAAAGACGAATCAATTGCTTCTCTACCTATCGATGAGCTCATAGAGAAAGCTGATGGTTTTGCTGGTGTCTTCCCTG AGCACAAATATGAAATAGTGAAGCGGCTGCAAGCGAGGAAGCACATTTGTGGAATGACTGGTGATGGAGTAAACGACGCTCCTGCTTTGAAGAAGGCCGATATTGGAATTGCTGTTGCTGATGCGACTGATGCAGCTCGCAGTGCTTCTGATATTGTACTTACGGAACCTGGCCTCAGTGTCATTATTAGCGCTGTTTTAACTAGTCGTTCGATCTTCCAAAGGATGAAAAATTACACG ATTTATGCTGTTTCTATAACAATCCGTATTGTG CTCGGTTTCATGTTGTTAGCCCTGATTTGGGAATTCGACTTTCCTCCTTTCATGGTGCTTATCATTGCAATACTCAATGATG GTACCATCATGACCATATCGAAAGATCGAGTGAAGCCATCGCCTCTTCCAGACAGCTGGAAGCTTTCCGAGATTTTCGCAACAGGAGTCATTCTAGGTGGTTACTTGGCAATGATGACTGTGATATTCTTTTGGGCAGCATACAAAACAGATTTCTTCCCG AGAGTATTTGGAGTGTCGACCCTCGAAAAGACAGCAACCGACGACTTCCAAAAGCTCGCTTCAGCAATATACCTTCAAGTGAGCACTATCAGCCAGGCTCTGATATTCGTTACAAGATCCCGAAACTGGTCATATGTTGAGCGTCCCGGTTTGTTGCTCGTGGCAGCGTTTGTGGTTGCACAACTG GTTGCCACTTTGATCGCGGTATATGCAAACTGGAGCTTCGCAGCGATTGAAGGGATTGGGTGGGGCTGGGCAGGTGTGATCTGGCTCTACAACATCATCTTCTACATCCCGCTCGATATCATCAAATTCTTGATCTGTTACGCCCTCAGTGGAAGGGCTTGGGATCTTGTTCTTGAGCAAAGG ATTGCTTTCACAAGGAAGAAGGATTTCGGGAAAGAGCAACGTGAGTTGAAATGGGCGCATGCGCAGAGGACTCTCCACGGCCTACAAGTACCCGACACCAAATTGTTCAGTGAAACGAACAACTTCTCCGAACTCAATCAGTTGGCCGAGGAAGCAAAGAGGAGAGCCGAGATTGCTAG GTTAAGGGAGCTGCATACGCTGAAGGGGCACGTGGAGTCCGTGGTGAGGCTGAAGGGTCTCGACATAGATACGATTCAGCAGTCGTACACGGTATAA
- the LOC121747622 gene encoding protein NRT1/ PTR FAMILY 2.11-like, whose amino-acid sequence MAENERENGDGSQIRHKNNNDEEIVVGDDDEPEVNYRGIRAMPYIIGNETFEKLGALGTLANLQVYLTTVFNMSRVSATTLLSIFGGTTNLATLLGAFFSDTYFGRYKTLGFGSIASFLGLLVITMTAVFKGLHPPHCAPEAVQCVGATPWQMAVLLLGFGLMIVGAGAIRPCNLAFGADQFNPKTEAGKRGIDSFFNWYFFTLTFAQMVSVTLVVYVQSDISWSIGLAIPTLFMLISCLLFFLGTKIYVIVRPEGSFLTSLAQVVAVAAKKRRLKRPKQPWLSLYKYMPPKSINSKLPYTDQFRFLDKAAIITGGDEMNPDGSAANPWRLCSLQQVEEMKCVLRVIPIWAAAILYHVGEKQQYIVFQAMQSDRHLGRLGTKFQIPPATYNIFSMLTLTLFVPLYDRAFVPLLRRLTGKPGGITVLQRIGVGIFLTVVESLVAALVEDRRRALAAGDRPVAGGHRGAVSSMSAMWLVPQLVLAGLAESFSAIGQVEFFYKQFPENMRSVAGAFFFLGSAAANYVNGLLITVVHRMTEGSAAGNWLPEDLNQGRLDYYYYLIAALCALNFGYFVMCARWYNYKGSGESGEHEMSNKDIIDIDLDSRVV is encoded by the exons ATGGCGgaaaatgagagagaaaatggCGACGGATCTCAGATCCGCCACAAGAATAACAACGATGAGGAAATTGTGGTCGGAGACGATGATGAACCTGAGGTTAATTACAGAGGAATCAGAGCCATGCCTTATATCATTG GGAATGAGACGTTTGAGAAGCTTGGAGCGTTGGGAACACTTGCTAATCTTCAGGTATACTTAACCACCGTTTTCAACATGTCGCGCGTTTCCGCAACCACGCTTCTTAGCATCTTCGGCGGCACCACCAACCTAGCCACTCTCCTCGGCGCTTTCTTCTCCGACACCTACTTCGGCCGCTACAAGACCCTCGGCTTCGGCTCCATCGCCTCCTTCCTG GGTCTGCTGGTGATAACGATGACGGCGGTGTTTAAGGGGCTGCACCCACCGCACTGCGCCCCAGAAGCGGTGCAGTGCGTGGGGGCGACGCCGTGGCAGATGGCGGTGCTGCTGCTGGGGTTCGGGCTGATGATCGTTGGCGCGGGCGCAATCCGGCCTTGCAACCTGGCATTCGGGGCGGACCAATTCAACCCGAAGACCGAGGCCGGGAAGAGGGGGATCGACAGCTTCTTCAACTGGTACTTCTTCACGCTGACGTTCGCGCAGATGGTGTCGGTGACGCTCGTCGTGTACGTGCAGTCCGACATCAGCTGGTCGATCGGGCTCGCGATCCCGACGCTCTTCATGCTCATCTCTTGCTTGTTGTTCTTCCTCGGGACTAAGATTTATGTGATAGTGAGGCCGGAGGGGAGTTTCCTCACCAGCTTGGCGCAGGTGGTGGCGGTCGCCGCAAAGAAGCGGCGGCTCAAGCGGCCGAAGCAGCCGTGGCTCAGCCTCTACAAGTACATGCCGCCCAAGTCCATTAACTCGAAGCTGCCCTATACCGATCAGTTCAG ATTTCTGGACAAGGCGGCGATCATAACCGGCGGCGACGAGATGAACCCCGACGGCTCCGCGGCGAACCCGTGGCGCCTGTGCAGCCTGCAGCaagtggaggagatgaagtgCGTGCTCCGCGTGATCCCAATCTGGGCCGCCGCCATCCTCTACCACGTCGGCGAGAAGCAGCAATACATCGTCTTCCAAGCCATGCAGTCCGACCGCCACCTCGGCCGCCTCGGCACCAAATTCCAAATCCCCCCCGCCACCTACAACATCTTCTCCATGCTCACCCTCACCCTCTTCGTCCCCCTCTACGACCGCGCCTTCGTCCCCCTCCTCCGCCGCCTCACCGGCAAACCCGGCGGCATCACCGTCCTCCAGCGCATCGGCGTCGGCATCTTCCTCACCGTCGTCGAGTCCCTCGTCGCCGCCCTCGTCGAGGACCGCCGCCGCGCCCTCGCCGCCGGGGACCGGCCGGTCGCCGGCGGCCACCGCGGCGCTGTGTCGTCGATGTCGGCGATGTGGCTGGTGCCGCAGCTGGTGCTGGCCGGCTTGGCCGAGTCGTTCTCGGCCATCGGGCAGGTGGAGTTTTTCTACAAGCAGTTCCCGGAGAATATGAGGAGCGTCGCGGGCGCGTTTTTCTTCCTGGGGTCCGCGGCGGCGAACTACGTGAACGGGCTGCTGATCACGGTGGTGCATCGGATGACGGAGGGGTCGGCGGCGGGGAACTGGCTGCCGGAGGATTTGAATCAGGGGAGGTTGGATTACTATTACTATCTCATTGCGGCGCTTTGTGCTTTGAATTTTgggtattttgtgatgtgtgcgAGGTGGTATAATTATAAAGGGAGTGGGGAGAGTGGTGAGCATGAGATGAGTAACAAGGACATTATAGATATAGATTTGGATTCAAGAGTTGTGTGA
- the LOC121747623 gene encoding LRR receptor-like serine/threonine-protein kinase FEI 1 — translation MLTILDLSSNTLKGAIPSSLGCLTRLAYLNLSSNFLSGEVPDVGVLSKFGSKSFIGDLDLCGQLVNKPCRTSLGFPAVFPHAESDEATVSMLGVGIIFLLGFLWVWLLTKKERAAKTYTEVKKQFHQEGSMNKCLITFHGDLSYPSCEFVEKIESLEEEDVVGAGGFGTVYRMVMNDCGPFAVKKIDGTRQGSDQVFERELEILGSVKHRNLVNLRGYCRLPTARLLIYDYLAMGSLDYFLHDNIHEERLLNWNARMKIAIGSAGGVAYLHHDCSPKIVHRDIKSSNILLDEKLEPRVSDFGLAKLLVDEDAHVTTVVAGTFGYLAPEYLQSGRATEKSDVYSFGVLLLELVKGKRPTDPMFVQRGLNVVGWINTQNRVEDIVDRRCRDATMETVEALAEIAARCTDADPEARPTMQQVLQLLEREVMSPCLSEFYESHSDKC, via the exons ATGCTGACCATATT GGATTTATCGAGCAATACACTGAAAGGTGCTATACCGTCTTCTCTAGGTTGTTTAACGCGTCTAGCATATCT AAATTTgtcatcaaacttcttgtctGGTGAAGTCCCTGATGTTGGTGTGCTAAGCAAGTTTGGGAGCAAATC GTTTATTGGTGATTTAGATCTGTGTGGCCAACTAGTAAACAAGCCTTGCCGAACTTCACTTGGTTTTCCGGCTGTATTTCCTCATGCTGAAAGTGACGAAGCAACAG TATCCATGTTAGGCGTTGGGATTATTTTCCTTCTCGGTTTTCTCTGGGTTTGGCTGCTGACGAAGAAAGAGAGAGCTGCGAAAACTTACACAGAAGTGAAAAAACAATTCCATCAAGAAGGAAGTATGAACAAATGCCTCATAACTTTCCATGGTGACCTTTCATACCCTTCGTGCGAGTTTGTAGAGAAAATCGAGTCTCTTGAAGAGGAAGATGTGGTTGGAGCTGGAGGTTTTGGAACTGTATATCGAATGGTTATGAACGACTGTGGACCTTTTGCTGTCAAGAAGATTGATGGGACAAGACAAGGCTCGGATCAAGTGTTTGAGAGAGAGCTCGAGATCTTAGGCAGTGTCAAGCATAGAAATCTCGTAAACCTGAGAGGTTACTGTCGTCTCCCTACAGCGAGGCTTCTTATATATGACTACTTAGCCATGGGCAGCTTGGACTATTTCTTGCACG ACAATATCCACGAAGAGCGTCTGCTGAACTGGAACGCTCGTATGAAGATAGCTATTGGCTCTGCTGGAGGAGTGGCGTATCTGCACCATGACTGCTCTCCGAAGATAGTCCATCGTGATATAAAGTCGAGCAACATCCTCCTTGATGAAAAACTAGAGCCCCGTGTGTCAGACTTCGGCCTTGCTAAGCTGCTGGTGGACGAGGACGCTCATGTCACGACTGTGGTTGCAGGCACATTCGGCTACTTGGCTCCAG AGTATTTGCAGAGTGGTAGAGCAACAGAGAAGTCGGACGTGTACAGCTTTGGCGTGCTGCTGCTGGAGCTGGTGAAGGGGAAAAGGCCAACGGATCCGATGTTTGTGCAAAGGGGATTGAATGTGGTGGGATGGATCAACACGCAGAATAGAGTGGAGGACATAGTGGACAGAAGGTGCAGGGACGCGACAATGGAGACTGTGGAGGCGCTGGCTGAGATAGCGGCGAGATGCACGGATGCAGACCCTGAGGCACGTCCGACGATGCAGCAGGTGCTGCAGTTGTTGGAGCGGGAAGTGATGTCGCCGTGCCTCAGTGAGTTCTATGAGTCTCATTCAGATAAATGCTGA